Within Pangasianodon hypophthalmus isolate fPanHyp1 chromosome 11, fPanHyp1.pri, whole genome shotgun sequence, the genomic segment aataacaaataaataaaccatgctataaatgtattaaattaaaaccaaACGTAAAGGTAAAAATTGTGCTAAACATTATTCAGTATTATTCATCGCTTAGCTTCAACTTCTttctattacaaaaaaaaactaagtacTCATAGTTTGACTAAAAAAGTCATGCTCCAAATATtttgatactactactactactactaccactaataataataataatatcgtATTAATTAAATGCCTTTTAAAATCACAATCTacaatcattaataaattgtcTATAAGTTAGTGAAAATATatcataaaatatcaaaaatatatttaataagattataagaaatatatatatatatatatatatatatatatatatatatatatatatatatatatatatatatatatatatttttctttcttaaaatcttattaaatatattttgatattttatgatttcaggattatattatatataacgaatttttatttttatatttctttcttattatatatatatatataaaataagaaagaaatataaaaataaatatataaaatattcagtcTTTGTATATATTCAGTCAAATTCTGAATGATCACATTTAGGTGATGTGAGGTTTGCCATTATCTGggcttctttctttatttaatatattccaATATATttgacaccaaaaaaaaaaaaaaaaaactaatggaTGTTTCCATATATAGAacaataaaagctttttttgatATTTGGACAAACATTAAGTTTTCATCCATTATGCATTCAGGTATGACATACAAAAGCGTTAGGTAATGGaacattttaattgaaaaaatacaacatataCAGATGAGACAGAATGACCGCAGTATACAGAATACTTactatacataaataaaattctgttCAGTCCAGGAGGGTAAAATGTCTTTCCCACAGACATTTATGATTAACACAGGCTTGTAACTGTACAGTTGCTCATGAGAATATGACACTTTTTTGGACTGTTATAGTTTCAGTTTCAGAAGACGCCATGTTTCCAGACAGCCCTGAAGAGAAAAGCACTACACAGCAGAGACACCAGTGTTGTTACAGCACACACAGGGAGGTTCAGAGAGGAATCGCCCACTGGAAGCTCGAGACTCAGACTTGGCACCTATGAGGGAGTAATTAGACAAGAAGTAATTATGCTGTATTCACCTAACGGCTGTAACTTGTATTTTCTGACCATTGACTAggaaaacccaaacaaaaaaaaatgctcccaCAACTCGGAATAACCTTTATTCTTAAAGGTACAGTTAATGATTTCAGATGGGGCTGGCTTAAGCTAGTATTTTCTCTAAAGCTACACTGACAAAATATATATGCATGCTGACTAGGCTACATTTGAATGAGTTAGGGTTAGAATGACCGTGGAAGAGGCAGAGCATTCTGAATTTACAggcaacatgactgacatccAACTTGAGGCACctccttgtcctgattggttggatgttggtggtccacaCTGatagtttgttttttcttccatttagGGCACTTTCACACCGATTTGCTGAGTccgaatcagagtgaaattgatcATTTTGGTTTGTTggctgtttggtttggtttattttaacactgcacaaaacaaaaagcaaaaaaaaattggctgaGGGGAGTGTATGGTTTAAAActcatttcattcattggtcagaaatacagccATGGAAAGAGAAAGCATCCTTTGCAAAGTGCAtgaagaaatcacaaaaatgagCAGGGCACAGAAAAAACAGCCGGCACTCGATACAATTgactagataattatataaataactagttaaaaaaaattttaatctgtTCAAATGTATTTTCACGAACCCAGGCTGAGTCAATTCAGAGTCAAATCACTTTCTCGCTTGCAGTCGAAGTGTGCTAGAGTTTCTAGTGGACTGAGACCACCTCGCTCAGATACTCTCAAACTgcttgttttggtgtttttctgCATGCTTCTCGGCACCTGTCAGTtccactgaaggaggcgtgtgcACAGTGTGtcataatatattttgttttaaaacagatCCAAATCATAACATACTGAATCAATAGATCTTATATACATCAGGTCCTTCATGCTCATCGTATCGCCATGGAAGGAGAAACACACCCCTAAAGACCTCAAGACCTCTTTATTACCTGTAATCCATGGATCTCCAGCCATAAGCACCAACTCTGGTTCTGACTTGTGCAAGGAGCATCGACCACCCTGTGTGGTAATCCAGGGTCTACAGTGTCACCTAGCACAGGAAGGACAGATATATTATTCAGAATGCAGAGACTATGGCTAAATGTCCACTGCATGCGGTGCCAATATCTCCCTCCACTCCCTTCTTCAGAGCCTCACTGCTTCAGGGACGTCCGTCTATAACGCAGGATCATGGATTTCAGATAAATTATCTTCTTGTTCAAATAGGCTACTCTCGTAAACGTAGTTCTAAAAAGGCACTGAGTTAAATATCTTGTGAAGTTAAAATATTCCTTATAAATTTTTTGTCTATCTATAGCAGCATCCAATGACATGCATTCCCACTCAGCTGCACTAAAAAAGAAAGTACTCATCTATGAATATAGagatgaaatgtttaaaattacatAGAAGAAAGAAGAGGGTTGTAACcatcatgaattttttttaatgtcatccAGATGGAACTATACAGTATGCAGTACAATGCGGAAGGAAGCAATTGTGTACGGATAATGGAAAGATGTCTTCTGTCCAATTGGTCATGTTACATGAGTACCGCTTGTAATTTGCATAAAGGTCAAAACCAGCTCCCACAACCCCTCTCGCATTTTTTTCACTACAACCATTGGAAATGAATGGGAGTGAAATTATGGTTAATACATTTGCCTGCAGTGGACACGTACCATAAGAATTTCTATCAGCATTTTGTTTTCACCCACAGTGTTCTGAGCGAAGCAGCAGTCTTGGTGGTTCGATGATTACTCGTTCCCATCCTCCTGAACTGGATGCCTTGTGGTACCGGCCATGGACAGGAACTGCTGCCTGCAGAGGCTCAGGAGGACTGAGAAAGACCAGTGCAGAGAAAGCAGAAGAAATATGGGCCGGGCTCTCGAGATCCAAAACTGAATCAAGAAGCACCTGTCAAAAACAGACATATCTTTTAATTATGCACACTGATTTCCTTTTATTTGCTAATCGTACTGTTGGAGAGAATTAAAAATTGGTGTAAAGCCCTAAATAGAACatcctttttaatgtttttagtcTTGTGGACACAATATGCAGTACTGAATAAGTGCTGACTATCACGTTTCTACAAATGTGTCAGAATCCTCATTTGAGGTAAAGTAGGCAGGGCTAATATTGGTTAAAGCTTACACAAGCTTCATCTCCACCAATCACATTGCTTTTAATAAACCTATACCTAGCAAGTGTAGCCAAGTGTCCTACTCTATAAATGTGCAGGTCGATACATTACATTCTGCTTGAGAGGCAAAGAATGCTGGAAGTCTTGAACAGAAAGATGTCAATCAAACATGCTCATTAGAATGCTAGGACCACGCCCACATTCAGCTGGTGTTTGAGcagaaattaattaatgtctatctactgtttttatattttatttaaactttgtATAATACTAAGGTTTggtattataaaaatatttttaatattttacaccatACTCCCTGGGACTTTAACATCCATATCATCACATTTATATCATTCACGCATTCAGTATGAGTGTGTTCCCAATAATCAGAACAAGTTCATTGGCAAATTATTACATAACATACAATAATGCTATGCTTTAGAGCAAAACTTCCCAATAGTGTCCCTTGTTTTGTTGTGTTCCAGTTTTTAACACATATGAGCCAGGTCATCACTGCACCACAGACTTTATCAACTGGCTCATGTGTGTTTGAAGCTGtaacagaataaaaacagcaaCTGACAGGAAGTTCATAAACATTGGATTGATCGTCTCTGCACTctgacagataaaaaaaaaaataagattataAACCACCATCACCTGTAATCCCATTTCCTCCCTCAGATCTGCAAGCTGATACTGATCCATGTAAACGCCATTAGGCAATCTGTGAAGAAGCAAAGCCTTGACAGGATGTGATGTAGGCTCATGTCGAACCTCATAAACAAGGTCCCTGAAAAATGCAGAGTAATACTTCAGTAATCCAATAAATTCCATAGGGATCAATTAAATATGcaagtctgtctgtctatctacctaACAATCTCATAATTTTAGTACTGATCTCATGATAATTATAGTACAATACATTTTTCCGAGATATCACGCGTATCGTCAGTACTGTTATAACCCCGACCACCAACCCTACTGACACTCACTGTAACAACTAGCTGATTGGATGCTTAAGTGCTTTTCATTTTCCCacatttctgtgttaaataatttgtgttaatgatgtattgtgtattgtaaaaAATGTCTTCACAGACATACAGTGCAATCACTTTTATGACACAGTAAACATTGTGGGTGGGAGGTTGATGCAGCAGGTAGCACTGCCATCTCCCACCTCCATGGTCCCCTATTAGAGCACGtgttactatctgtgtggagtttcacatgtccgtgtgggtttcctccgggttctccggttttctcccacctcccaaaaacatgctggtaggtgaacTGGCGACTCTAAACTGCCTGTAGGTGTGGATGAGTGCTTGTGGTGCACTGTGATGGAcattcaggatgtattcccactgtgttcccgggataggctatggatccaccgcaaccctgaccaggacaaggGTTTACTGAAGACTGATTAAcggatagatgaatgaatgaatgaatgaaaatatatgTTGTGTATACTAATGTCTGTTTCTTACTTACATGTTTCAATGTTAGatcattttaaaacttaaagttgaagaaaaaacagtgaaattgaTGTTTAAACTCTATCTATAATATACATTGAACATAAAACAGAGATCATCACATTATGATCCAGATTAAAACATCCTTATTTCTCAGTGGTAGAACTTCACTAGAATAGTAACAGAGCACAGCTGTAATTTTCCAACAACTTTATAATTCAGCAGACTTCACATTTCACTTGTCGAGTTGTTTACCTGTGGAAGCCTTGTTTAGTAAGCTTCACCGACAGGACCACTGATTCAAGCCAAGAGGATGCAAAACCACAATCGACACCATCTGAAACAAACAGGAAAACTGTAACTGAATTACATGATCAACAAAGACGCCTTTAACTCGGGAAGCAAAATAAGCTAGCTGTAATAATTAGCTAGCTGTAACACTACAGTGGACAACAAAGCtgggttttgttgtttgttttgttttttgttttatttttagatatttgtCTTATACTTGTCTAAAATTTCCTTTCTATCATAACTTACACCTGCAACAAGGTCGTTACCTTTCTGTGAAGctccacaaaaaataaaacacaacacagtgaCTATAAAGTATAAGCTTAGCATGGTCGACTCATGTCACTGACACTGGGTGAATCTCTAATTCCTACACTCTCCCTATACAGGCGCACTAAACAGGCTCCAACCGTATGTAGTGCGTGTTTAAGGAAGACAAATTTGCTATGCACAAGGTCCACGACTAATTGCGACTAGTCCACGAtcatttatattcttatattcttCCTAATCGTGTTGTGTTAAACACGTCGTCCAAGCTTTTACACTCTaactagtgcactacatatcaAATAAGGAGTGATTTGAGATTTGGCCGTCATCGGCGGTTATTTCCGTATTCTGTTACGGATGACCGACAGATGGCGCTAATTCAATAGTTGTGGTTACAAccacaagaagaagaagaagaagcctctCGGCAGAGGTGGCGTGGATGTTTTGCCGTTTTCTACTAAATTGCAGTTCAGTTACTTTTCATAACGCCTATAGGTATgtaaaagaacaacaacaacaacaaaaaaaatccagcggAATTTTAAGAATTTTGATTTGGCTAGTTAGCTTCTAGGTGTAGTATCATGAGGCGTTTCATCTAATGCTATTGGTTACTCTATTGCTATGGCAACCGCTAAAGCAACACAAGCCGAGCAGCTAGGTAGCTTCCTGAAAACATTCTCTGctttattaaatactaatcCAGACTAGTTTATTACAGAGTATGGCGCAAAATTAAACACTTTTGATTACAAATATAATGTCTGACCAGAGTAAAATGAAAGTTTGAGCTATTTCCacccatccattctctgtagcGCGTATCCTAAACAGAGTCGCGGGGAGACTGGAGActgtcccaggggactcagggcacaaggcgggggccacgctggacagggtgccaaccattaaagggcacaatcacacacacacattcacacactcagcttACGACGCATGTGTTTGgattgggggaggaaaccgcAGTACCTGGAGCACAGAGCAgaggcgggaatcaaacccccaattATCCTAATTATGTAGGAGACTAATTTCAACCTATTTCTTACTCCGTTTACAGCGAATagagcattattatttttatccagAGTTGTGGATCCATTTAGCTGTGTTTTACATATTACGCCAAATCTAACGAGCTTCAAGAGCCCAAGAACTTTTCTACAAAGACCAGTTATGGCCTTTGTACACAATTACATACAATTCATAAACTCAGGCATGTGTATGGGGATAACACAGAAGAGACAGGAAAGAGGACAGATTTTCTCTGTATAGATCAGGGATGTTGTAGTGATGTGCCATTCACGAATGAGTCAACAGTTTGCACCAGCTCTTAGATGTAGATTGacctttcctttcctctttctccttttcctttcctttattttcctctcctcttctcctttcccctttcctttcttttcctctcctcttctcctttccccttttccctttcctttcttttcctctcctctcctcttctccttctttcctccttttAGGTGAAAGTTCAGAGCCAActtgcttctttctttcaggGGTGGAAGCATTTTAGGGAGAGTTTGGGGACTTGCTAATTAATTGCATTTGACCATTAGACTGCATTGATGCCAAATGCTGAAAAGAACCTTTCTCTTCCTACAGGTGACAAGAAAAAAGAGTATAAAGTGGTAGGCATACATCATGCCTATAATAGCCAAACGATGTGGGATTAAGTTTGATCCACCTTCAGTCATCCTCATATATGAAAATGAACATACAGACAAGCTGCGTAAAAGAGTAATGCCAGTGAGGAACTTTTCAGAATACTCAGGTAACAGACTCTCTTTCTTGTACTTGCTAACTCTATTGATTAAACATGATGGAGTGATTTTTTCTAGATAAAAATGTCTTTGCTTTTGGTTCACTCCTCCAGACTGCAGCAGGGCTGCAGAGAGACTGAAGCATCATCCCCATCACGCACATTACCTGGACTCAGTGTCACTGGAGCAGCTGGTGAGGTTATACACGGTGCTCCGGGATCACCTGCGAGGTCTCAGTGTGGAGGAGAGTCTGCAAGAACAGCGTCACTCTCACACCCATCAGGACGATCTCAACAAACTCAGTGACGAAGAGCTGAAACGCCGCAAAGCGCAAATGGACGTGCTGTTCGAGCTAAACCGGCGCCGCAAAGACGACCCAGACTTTGTGTACGACCTTGAGGTGGAGTTTCCTGAAAACAGCAGCCGGGAACCCTGCAGCTGGGACCAATCAGATGAAGAGTTTTGAAGAGCAGGTAGTGTTGCAatttcacagctccaggtccCCGGTTCCATCCTGATCtcgggttactgcctgtgtgaaGTTTCCCATgttcttgctgtgtgtgtgtgggtttctttAGGGTtccccagtttcctcccacctccaaaaaaacatgccagtaggtggatggGTTGTTTTAGCATGCTTGAATAATgctaaatatttattgttttttttttaaaaccaacatCGCAATGAAGTGAGACATTTTAGATAGTATAACAGCAGTGTGGCATCAGTGCCAAACCACCtaatcacacattcattcttttgtgccagctcttttaaaaatgtttaaagaccaagttttttgtttttctactgAATAATGTTAACAGATGTGGTATTTCTACAAAAAAGCCAGTCAAAAGCACACGAACAGCAGCACGTACATTTAATAAATCCAGATTTTATGATGATGCAAAGAAGTGTCTCAAAccctacaaaaaaataaaaacacaggtgtaaaaactgtaagaaccctaaccctaaaccagAAGCCTATTTTCCAATCAGATTTTtagttcagttaaaaaaaagaaataaaattcatgCTGCAGACAGGTTGCACACTTTGTCCAGCGTGTGGACTGTAGGGATGTAATCATAAAACCACCATGCTTAGGGTTATTTTAAACTcagttacatttacaaatgtaaactCAAATACAGAGCAATAAAGTATCTTGCAGGAGTATTGATTCAGGGTATTAATTTATGATTGACATACAAACATCACAAATAACCCATCAAAGATGATCTGCATTTATGGTCTTCattggattctttttttttttggtccccTTATTTCCTTAAGGACTGAGTTCCTCCATTCTAGGACACATGCATGACCAGAGGTTGTTTAATGAACAAAACGACATAGCAGGACAGCTGATCCGAGACCTGACCCCTCCTCTGAAACACTACTGAGAACACAGGCCTTGGTCATGGTGCTCAAGGGAACAAATTCTggttaaaagaaaaagtgcatcAAAGCTGGTGGAGGAAAAGTCCGATTCTGCCAAAACAGCAGCCGTTAGTACACACGTAACACAGATGAGCTGTTGTTCATCCGGATGGAGTTACAGAAGTAGTCACGTCATAAACACTTTTTTCCTCTAAAGATACGACATCCAGCAGGACAGCTGCACATGGCATCTTTAACATTTACGTTCAAAATAAAATCCTCATAACTTAAATTCTTGCCGTGAATGTTTTTTTGAGGCATTAACAACATTTCagcatgtaaatattaaaaatgaagttGCAAGAACAATGATTTTGGTGCTTTGACTTCATTTAGCAAGAAATCCTATGTTGCTAATTCAGTagaagtgtgtatatatacacatgtaagCTTACACTTTccatagaaaataaaaataaaatagataccAGATTACTTGCAGTACaatattcaacttttttttgaaataacaaaacagacacatttcaagtacattaaaaaataaaggttttgtTTCATTGTGACCCTCTCTTCCTTTATCATAGTCATATAGAAAGtgatatatttatactgtacatagtaTCCTATTTTACCACATAgacaaaatacatatatatgcatacaGTTATGTATAAAAGTCATAGAGTTAGAAATCTTATTTTTTCTTCCGATCCTGGGTGCACCGCGGACAAAACCTAGGGAATgaaaaaattttcattttaatgtatactttaaatgttaaatctgtGATGTATTTAAATCCTTCTTGGCACTTCATCAGATGTTTGACATACCATTTTCCTTTGGGCTTTGTTGTGAGATCCACACATGCAAAGTGAAACCATTCGATTggacactgttaaaaaaaagtattaaaaaaggTTGAGTAAACTGTGTTTGACAAATAAATACTGATTGTAGCCTACTGCTAACTAAGTAATAAAACACCTGGGGCGTTCCAacataggaaattaatcaaagatgtggtggtgtgatgtggcccaatgcAAAGCAGTGTTACTCTTACCACCTaaaagttggttattttcctataacaacatgtcccaaCATTTTCCTATTagactacagcaatttgccaatgattacaatttttaatttattaatgaacaacacatcatgcatttcatccatttatagttacgtttaatgttgtggaatgtttatGAGACATGTTAGCTGCTGTTCTCACCCTCATCAGAGTCTCTTTTTGAAGTTAAAAAATGCATCTTATAAAGTTACTGTGAAACCGCACAttgtaaactcctccgtcctgaaggtTTTCCAATGTCAGAaaacttccataaatgttgaataaacgtctccttacagaaaacttcgccATATCAACAAGTATACATTTTTCggtgttaaataacagcatatttttattcgtttattattagctttagattatgtagattgtctatgaatgagttgttactggagaaacaataacgtacaagaaagagtgcattaaaaCTGTATAAACCTATCGTTTGAATTACAGCGGATttgagatgctgttatagaaagtcaATCaacttctgtccaatcagaatcacAAATTCAACAGTGGTATAAATAGCATTTGTGTTCATGGTAATGTTATCCTGAATCTgtgaaaaatattacttttacCTTGAAAGCTAGGGGCTGTGTCTTATACAGACATGCAGATCTAAGTCTTAAATGAAAAGTAGCAGGTTTCTAAacttctttaaaataatttaaaaaaacaggagaacaataaaaaataaatgaatgttaaataatactaataaatgaGGCGTACATCAGGGTTGTCACATCCAATCATTTCTCCATATGACACCTGATGGCACAAACAGTATGTGGGCTCATTGGGGTCCACTGGCATGTCCAGGACATCTGATGGGTGCACCGGCAGCAGGGACTCCTGGAAATCAGGACTAGAAAAATACAGAATGGAAAAAAGGGAACCGTAAGACTCTGTAActatactgtaattatactgGTGAACTAACAAAAGGCTTATTAATGCTGACAGAAaaacaatgaatgaataaattcttaaacctgtttttcatttttttctttcgcGGTGAGTCATCATCTGAGCATTTTCTTCCTCTGCCTTTAGATCCTCGCTTATCCTTAAACCCTCTGCCTCCTCCttctacacacaaaaaaaaaaaaaaaaaaatcagtttagatCGCCACGGGCTGGGGCCATCCCGTTCTAATCCAGGCCaccaaattaatttaaaatcccTCTAAGAAAAAGAGCTAGTTTCTATTATTCCACTAGGGCCATAAACTCTGCTACtaacaaaatgtgctaatggttacatgtacactcactgagcactttactATTAGGAACattatactaatactgggtagggcctccctttgctctcaaaacagcctcaattcttcgtggcatggtttccacaagatgttggaaaaattcctttgacattctggtccatgttcacATAATTGCAtcatgcagatttttcaggtgcactttcatgctgcgaatctccagTCCTACcacatcctaaaggtgttctattggattcagatttgttgactgggaaggccactgaagagcaCTGAATTCATTGTCAATGTCATTgaatgacttttgctttgtgacatggtgcattttcatgctggaTGTAGctattagaagatgggtaaattgtggccatggtCAGCAGCAATAATCAAATAGGccgtggcattcaagcaatgattgattggtattaatgggcccaaagtgtgccattcggagtaaactctagagactgctgtgcgtgaaaatcccaggagatcagcagtttatagAAATACTCACACCACCCCATCTGTCAAAagcactgagatcacattttccccccattctgttGGTTGaagtgaacattacctgaagctgctggcccatacctgcatgattttatccactgcactgctgccacaagattgattagataactgcatgaatgagtaggtgtacaggtgttccaaGTAACATGCTCCGTGAGTGTAATTCCAATTAAGTACATTTTACCTCTAGGGTGTAAagctacaaaatgtggaaaagttcaagggggtgaatacttatgcaagacactgtatGGTCTGTTCATGTGTTTTGTGGGTGATATACTGCATGTCTGTTTTTGCATTCACTTTCACATAAACACTCATAAATGAACACGAGGCGTGGTTGATGTGTTATTGGTCACTAAActgattaatgtgtttatgtgtaatgTAAAGTGTAATGTGGCCCAATACCCAGAATGTGTGTGAAACCCCTGATTTAGATATTAAAAGATTCATATTATGATTTGTTTTATGTAATTAAATCATATACATAaagtggcagaaaaaaaaaacaggctttaaCAATACTGCCTCAGACTGAGATCAAATGAGAGCATTTTCTTATTGCATAGCGTTATTCAATGCCAAATCGAGCAACCTTGTCATTTGTGGTTGAAAAAATGCATGATGTAGAGGTTGGCTCAGAgaaatcaaaataacaaaaccTCTCTCATCAAATCATTCTTTACAAAAATTGCTGCGTCTGGATGAACAGTACAATCCGTGCACGTGGCCAATATGCCAGCCAACTTTTAGGAAACagttcagccaaaaataaaaatttccacTTACCCCTaatgtagtcgatcagccaAGATGTGTTTAATGTCTAAAGCTTGCTTCTTTAGTAGCCTCAAACAGTGTCAAGTATTCTTAAGATTTGCTTATGAAACACTTTTCTATTAAGAGTGACAAACAAAAGCTAAACTGGAATCACTTACGCGCTTAAAATTAAGTTGATGCAGTTGTAATTTGATATGTGAATTTGGACTTATGttgatattttataaaactatataCAGATTATATTACTGAGACAAACAGTTTCTTTTGAGCTGTGGGTGATGATTTAGACAAGCAGTTTGCATGACGCTAAACTGGTAGCTGTAAGCTTCCCTTTTTTTGTTAGCATTATTAGTCACATACTAATGATGGACACGTCATACAACACACGCATCTCAGCTGATTTGTGTTAAAGGGAAAACTGTAAACTTCATTTTTGGCTGATCTATTTCCTTTAAATTCTGAAGCAATTTCACCACAGATGAAAGTGGAGTTATTTGAGGCAGTGACAGAAGTTATTCCCACTTCATCAAGCCTTTTCAGATGATTCGAAATATGCTATTCACTTCCCCAAAACAACATGCAGATGTCACATAATTTCCAGGAAGTCATACAAGCTGCTGTGCTAAAGTCTTACTTTTTAGTGCTCTACTCTCAGGGCTCTCATAACCACTGACATCCAGCTTCTCTTTTAGCTCATTCTCAAAGCGGGCCAGGTCTGCGTCCAGCCTTCGGATGTGCTTGTCAACCTACAAAGTATTGAGAATCCagaaagaggtttttttttttttaagcagctaCTGAgaatttaaatggaaaaatctgAGTTACTGTGTTAACAACTTTGATCAAATCACATATTAAATGCACGActaagtggatttttttaagtttggAAGTACATTaccagttttttgttttaaaaaaaaaaaaaggttatacaGTCACTAACCATTTCATATGTCTGCATGGCAAGCTGCACTTTGTCATCACTATA encodes:
- the pigx gene encoding phosphatidylinositol-glycan biosynthesis class X protein, coding for MLSLYFIVTVLCFIFCGASQKDGVDCGFASSWLESVVLSVKLTKQGFHRDLVYEVRHEPTSHPVKALLLHRLPNGVYMDQYQLADLREEMGLQVLLDSVLDLESPAHISSAFSALVFLSPPEPLQAAVPVHGRYHKASSSGGWERVIIEPPRLLLRSEHCDTVDPGLPHRVVDAPCTSQNQSWCLWLEIHGLQVPSLSLELPVGDSSLNLPVCAVTTLVSLLCSAFLFRAVWKHGVF
- the cep19 gene encoding centrosomal protein of 19 kDa codes for the protein MPIIAKRCGIKFDPPSVILIYENEHTDKLRKRVMPVRNFSEYSDCSRAAERLKHHPHHAHYLDSVSLEQLVRLYTVLRDHLRGLSVEESLQEQRHSHTHQDDLNKLSDEELKRRKAQMDVLFELNRRRKDDPDFVYDLEVEFPENSSREPCSWDQSDEEF
- the ing5a gene encoding inhibitor of growth protein 5a isoform X2, which gives rise to MRELDNRTEEKKGEIDKLAEEYITNVRNLASEQRVEHLQKIQSAYSKCKEYSDDKVQLAMQTYEMVDKHIRRLDADLARFENELKEKLDVSGYESPESRALKKGGGRGFKDKRGSKGRGRKCSDDDSPRKKKMKNSPDFQESLLPVHPSDVLDMPVDPNEPTYCLCHQVSYGEMIGCDNPDCPIEWFHFACVDLTTKPKGKWFCPRCTQDRKKK
- the ing5a gene encoding inhibitor of growth protein 5a isoform X1 — translated: MIMATAIYLEHYLDSIENLPCELQRNFTLMRELDNRTEEKKGEIDKLAEEYITNVRNLASEQRVEHLQKIQSAYSKCKEYSDDKVQLAMQTYEMVDKHIRRLDADLARFENELKEKLDVSGYESPESRALKKGGGRGFKDKRGSKGRGRKCSDDDSPRKKKMKNSPDFQESLLPVHPSDVLDMPVDPNEPTYCLCHQVSYGEMIGCDNPDCPIEWFHFACVDLTTKPKGKWFCPRCTQDRKKK